The following DNA comes from Cryobacterium psychrophilum.
GTCTTCGAAGTGATCGACGGCCTTGTCTGCGGCGGCGAACGTTGCCGGCTGCTCGAGCACCATCGACTTGTACAGCCCGTCGACGCTCTGGACCTGTTGTCCGGCCTGGATCCGGGCGAGCAGCCGCAGGGCTTTTCCTCCCTCGCCGTTGGCCCCGATGCCCAGGCGGGTGAACAGCGTCTGCGCGAAGGCGGCGTAGGTGTCGAAAACGTCCATCTCCGGGAACCTGGTCTTCAGCGCCCGCTTGTCGAATCGGGATTCGGCGATCTCGGCGAGGTCACGCAGGTCGAGGTGTCCGTCGACGGTTGCCATCTTCATCGAGATGTCAGCGAATCGTGTCGCCGCCCGCGGGAGGAAGTAGGCGCGCAGCACGGTGAAGCGCCGCTGGTTGTCGTCGATGAACGTCATGGCCACGGCGCCCCACGTTGACGAGTCGGCGCCGCGCAAGACCTGGTCGTGCAGTTGTCCGGTGCCCGTCTCGCGGGTGGAGTCGGTCTTGCCCTTGAGGTACGTCATGAGGTTGCGCTGGTCGGCGCTTCGCGCGCGGCCGGATCCGGCGTCATTGGACGCACCGTTGAAGGGGGTGTCCGACGGCATCATCAGGGCGAGGTACGCGTCAAGCAGGCTGCTCTTGCCCGTGCCGGATGCACCGGATACGAGTGTGGCGGTTGGCGCGAAGGCCACGTCGTGGTGGCCGTGGAAACCACCCCAGTTCACCATTTGAAAGGATTCGGCGCGCCACTGCGTGGTTCCTTCGGTGGATCCGTCGATGTAGAACAGTGCGGAATCGCTCATGAGATGCTCTCCAGTTCGCGCTCGCCGATGGTGTGCGTTTCGGCGGTTTCGGGCGACTGTTGCTCGTCATTCTGATTGAGCAGCCACTCCAGAAGTTCCGCGAGGCGCTCGACCGGCAGCAGCACCTCGATCACCGCGGAGATTCTGAACCGATCGGGGTCGCTCGTCTTCAGCAGCACCCGCGCCTTGGCAAGGCTGTCCACGGCCGCGGTGGCCCGGCGGGCGTCGCCGGAGAGGTCCGTGGCGTTCTCCGGCCGGAAGCGCGCCACATTGTCGACGAGGTTATCGCGGTCCACGATGACGATGTCCTGCCCGTTGGCGCGTTCGCTGCGAAAACGCTGGCGCAGCAGCACGAGCAGGATCGTCTCTTCACGCGAGTACGACACGTCGTGCAGCAGCGTAGGGAATCGGTCTCCGCCCTCGGCGACGGCCTGGCGTTTGAATGCGACCTCATAGTGCAGGTCGATGTGCAGGTCGAGGAACACGTCGTTGAGCCGAGATTTGATCAGGCCCTGCGCGGCGAGCAGGGTGCGCCATTCCACGGGTTGGAGCGCCGCAGAGATGTAACGCTGCTTCATGAGCAGCACCAGGGTCTTGCGCTGTGCGATGGTGAGGCCACCCTCATCCCCCTCAAACAACGAGAAGTTCTCCGTCGAATTCTCGAGGGGGTGCTCGGTGTCTGCGCCGCCGTCGGCGTCGTCGGTCCAGGTGTCAGTCATGATCAGGTCCTGAGTTCAGGGCGGCCAGTGCCGCCGTGTCGTGCTCGTTCAAAACAATTCGGGGCACGGCGAACGACCGCACCGTGCCGTCGGGGCGTACCGTCTCGAAGGCTTCACTGACCTTCGAGTGGTGCACCGTGCCCAGCTGGGTCGCCATGTGCAGCAGCCCCAGAATTTCGACGGGGCGGCGCAGGCCGGCATCCAGGCCATTGAAGGCGTCACCGATGGAGGCACCGTTCCCGGCATGGAGCGCCGCGGAGGACGCGGCAACAATCGCGAGACGCATGTCGTCCAGGAGCGGTCCGCCCTGGCCACGCAGCGCACCGAGGCTGGCCGGCTCGGGGGCGTCCCCCGACACGTCCTCCAGCTCGGGCGGCGCAAGGTGCGCTCCCGGGTCGTAGAAACGTTCGCGGAGGTGCTCCACATCGAGCGTTCCCGGCATCAGCTCGGCGGTGACGGTCGACCGGGGTCCGGCCGTCTCCATCCAGGTGGCCAGCTCCTTGTTGATCTCCCGCAGCAGGCGCTCAAGCTCCCGGTCCTTGACGACGTCATGGTTGACGATGTGCTCGCGCAAAGTCGTGGTGAGACCGTTTCGCTGCGTGAGCACATCGTCGATTCCCTTACGGATGAGGCTCACGGTGCCCATGAAACTGCGCCGGTCGTCGGCGCTCAGCTCCAGGGCGAAGGGGTGCAGCAGAATCGTTTCGAGGTCGTTCTTCAGTTCCTGCATGAGGGCGTCGTTGCGCAGCAGGGTGAAGGCCCCCTCGAAGGCGCGGCCCTCCGCGGTCGACGTCATGAGGGCATCCGTTTTCGTGAGGTAGTCGTCGAGAACCTCACTGATCGGGCGTTCCTCAGCGCGGAAATCGTTCACGATCTGCCGGTGCATGCCAGCGACGGATTCTTCGACCCGTTTGAAGTCGCTCGGAAGTTGGGTGATGAGGTTGACCAGGTTGGCGTAGCCCTCGTGCATTTGCTCCGAGGACGTTTCCGCTATTTCACCGCCGGCCGCGAGACGATCTCGTTCGCTCTGTTTTTCGGCGATCTCCTGGTCGAGGCGACGGATGCGCTGCTCACGATCCGGGTTGGCCTGTGTGGCGCGGTGACGCACGGCGTCGACGATCGTCGTCAGACGTGACTCGCTGATGAGCGCGCGGTCCCGGGAGAGGCTCGCGACCAGCAGCAGCGCCTCGAGGGCGTGCGACGTCAGCGAGTACTGTTCCTCGCCGTTGTCTCCCGTCTCGCGGTAGAGCCATTGGTCGTTCATCCACTGCACGCAGAGGGCACGACCGTTCTTGCCCGGCACCTCGCTGCCCACCGAGCGCAGGTCGGCCAGGTACGCATCCACCTGGGTGTGCAGCAGGTCGGCCTGCACGCTGCGCCGGTCACGACTGAACGACGATTTGAAGACGGCGAGCACGAAGGGCGCCCACTTGCGATCCAGGAGCCGAAGGGTCGGTTTGTCGAACGCCTCACGCACCCGCGCCAGTTCGGCCGCAATATCGCTCACTCAGTTATTCCCTTCAAGACCTCATCAACCGTAGTCGCCCGTAGGCCACACCTGGACTGCGGTCGGTTTCTCGTGCGGGTCATGGTCAAATAGATTCTGATGCACACGCCCCCCGCTCCCCCGCCCAAGATCGTTCACGCCACCGACGGCACACAACTGGCCACCTATGAATTCGGTGATCCGGATGCCCCCACCGTCTTTCTCCTGCACGGTTTCGCTTCCAGCGCGCTCGCCAACTGGCACCACACCGGTTGGGTGCGGGACCTGGTTCGTGCGGGCTACCACCTCATCGCCCTCGACCAGCGAGGTCACGGGGCCAGCGACAAGCCGCTCTCGGCCGCGAGTTTCGCCATGGGCACCCTGGTCGACGATGTGCTTCGCGTGCTCGACGCCTACCTGATCAACGAGGTCGGCTTCGTCGGGTACTCCCTCGGCGCCCGAGTCGGCTGGCGGGCGGCCCATGACCACCCGGACCGGATCAGCCGAGCGGTCCTCGGCGGCATCCCCGATGGGGATCCGCTGAAGCGCTTCGACATTGCGGATGCCCGCGCCCACATCGAGCACGGGGTGGACGTGACCGATCGCCTGACCGGTGCGTTCCTGAAGATGGCGAAGGCGGTTCCGGGGAACAACCTCACATCACTCGTGGCCCTCGTGGAGGGAATGCGCGATGGCGAACAGCCGAGCGCGGCGAATGCTCCGCTCCAGCCGGTCATGTTCGCGACGGGAAGTGACGACCACATCCTCGAGGCGTCGCGCGCGCTCGCCGCGGTGACCCCGCAGGGCACATTTTTTGAGATCCCGGGCCGCAACCATTTCAACGCGCCCACGTCCCGCGACTTCCGCGACGCGGCCCGTTCTTTTCTGGCGCACGCCCTGTGAGACTGTGACGAACGTTTCTTGAAGGAGCAACATATGAATGACCCCCGCGCGAAGATGGACGGCAACAACCTTCTGGGCATGGGCGCCCCACGCCCGGACTGGTCCAAGACCCCGGGCCGTGTGCCGGGCTTCTGGCTGACGCTCGCCGGTTTCATCCTGGCCATCGTCTTCCCCCTGCCGTCGCTCATCGTCGCGGTCATCGGCCTCGCCTACGCGACACAGGCGTTTCGGGTGATTCCCGCCAAGGCCAGAGGACGCGGCCTGGTGATCGTGTCGTTCGTGCTCGTGGGGCTTTCCGTCGCCCTCGCCCTGACCCGCACCATCCTCTCCCTGCTCCCGTAGCTCACCCCGGACGGTGGCCACCGGTCGGGGCCGGCATCGCGGCGGACGGGCACGGAGGCCTCCGCGCATGTGTCGAATTTTTACGGGCGTGTTCGCGAAAGGGCACGCGCTGCCACAGGCTGTGGTCATGTCAGTCTTCCCCGTAGCGCCCCTCGAAAGTATTCGGGCAGAGCGCAGCAGCATCAAGTGGACTCGGTTTCCGGCCGACGTACTTCCCTTGTTTGTCGCCGAGATGGACTACACCCTCGCCCCCGAGATCGTTCAGACGCTCGTGGAGCGCGTGCAGGCATCCGATACCGGCTACCTCGACGGCCCCGGCCCCCTGGCTCCCGCCTTCGCGGACTTCGCCCTCACCCGCTGGGGTTGGCGGGTGAACCCTGTTCATGTGCACCTCGCCACCGATGTGAGCGTCGGGATCGTCGAGGCGCTGCGTCTCGTGGTGCCGCGCGGTGGGCGCATCTCGATCACGCCGCCCGTGTACCCGCCCTTCTACGAGCTGGTCGAAGAGGTCGCCGCCGCCGCCGTCGAGACGCTGCTTCTCGAGCGCGCCGGTACCTGGTCGCTCGACCTCGACGCCCTCGAGCGCACGTTCGCCAGCGGAATTGACGCGTTCCTGCTCTGCAATCCCCACAACCCGCACGGCATCGTCTTCGACCGGGAAACCCTCGAGGAGCTCGCTCGTCTGGCCGCGACGTACGACGTCTTCGTCGTCTCCGATGAGATTCACGCCCCGCTCACCCACCACGGCGTCACGTTCACACCCTTCGCCCCCCTCGCCGCGGCGGCCGGCGCGCGCGCCGTCACCGTGACGTCCGCGAGCAAGGGCTGGAATGTGGCCGGCGTGAAGTGCGCGCTCATCATTGCGGCGAACGACGACACCAACGAGCTGCTGAACCGCCTTCCCGAGGAGGTGGCCTGTCGCACCAGTATCCTCGGGCTGCACGCCAATATCGCAGCCTTTGCCTGTAGCGACTGGCTCGACACTGCCATCACCCAAATTGTCGAAAACGATCGCTTGCTCGCGACCCTACTCCGCGAGCAGCTGCCCGCCGTGATCTATCACCGGCCCCGCGCCAGCTACCTGGCCTGGCTCGATCTTCGCCACCTGGGTCTCGGCGATTCTCCCTACCGCCGCATTCTCGACGACGCGAGGGTCGCCCTGAACGACGGCGAGTGTTTCGGCCCCGGCGGCCGTGGGTTCGCCAGGCTCAACCTCGCGTGCTCCCCCGATACCCTGCGCGAGGCCGTGGCGCGCATCGCCGCCCTCGTGGCGCGTGCGCCAGGCGCCCCCGCGCACGGTCCCGATCACGGTCCCGCGCTGACGAGTGCGGCCTGAGCGGTGCCTTTCACAACGGATACCCCCGCGCACGCCCCGTCGACCGCTACAGGACCCCCGATGGCAGCCACCGAGCCGGTGACACCCTCCTCTGAGGCCCGCGCCGTTGCCGCGCCGATCGCCGACTGGACGGACTTCAGGTTCGATACGCGCCAGGTTCACGTGGGTGAATATC
Coding sequences within:
- a CDS encoding DUF4194 domain-containing protein, whose translation is MTDTWTDDADGGADTEHPLENSTENFSLFEGDEGGLTIAQRKTLVLLMKQRYISAALQPVEWRTLLAAQGLIKSRLNDVFLDLHIDLHYEVAFKRQAVAEGGDRFPTLLHDVSYSREETILLVLLRQRFRSERANGQDIVIVDRDNLVDNVARFRPENATDLSGDARRATAAVDSLAKARVLLKTSDPDRFRISAVIEVLLPVERLAELLEWLLNQNDEQQSPETAETHTIGERELESIS
- a CDS encoding DUF3375 domain-containing protein is translated as MSDIAAELARVREAFDKPTLRLLDRKWAPFVLAVFKSSFSRDRRSVQADLLHTQVDAYLADLRSVGSEVPGKNGRALCVQWMNDQWLYRETGDNGEEQYSLTSHALEALLLVASLSRDRALISESRLTTIVDAVRHRATQANPDREQRIRRLDQEIAEKQSERDRLAAGGEIAETSSEQMHEGYANLVNLITQLPSDFKRVEESVAGMHRQIVNDFRAEERPISEVLDDYLTKTDALMTSTAEGRAFEGAFTLLRNDALMQELKNDLETILLHPFALELSADDRRSFMGTVSLIRKGIDDVLTQRNGLTTTLREHIVNHDVVKDRELERLLREINKELATWMETAGPRSTVTAELMPGTLDVEHLRERFYDPGAHLAPPELEDVSGDAPEPASLGALRGQGGPLLDDMRLAIVAASSAALHAGNGASIGDAFNGLDAGLRRPVEILGLLHMATQLGTVHHSKVSEAFETVRPDGTVRSFAVPRIVLNEHDTAALAALNSGPDHD
- a CDS encoding alpha/beta fold hydrolase, which translates into the protein MHTPPAPPPKIVHATDGTQLATYEFGDPDAPTVFLLHGFASSALANWHHTGWVRDLVRAGYHLIALDQRGHGASDKPLSAASFAMGTLVDDVLRVLDAYLINEVGFVGYSLGARVGWRAAHDHPDRISRAVLGGIPDGDPLKRFDIADARAHIEHGVDVTDRLTGAFLKMAKAVPGNNLTSLVALVEGMRDGEQPSAANAPLQPVMFATGSDDHILEASRALAAVTPQGTFFEIPGRNHFNAPTSRDFRDAARSFLAHAL
- a CDS encoding MalY/PatB family protein — protein: MSVFPVAPLESIRAERSSIKWTRFPADVLPLFVAEMDYTLAPEIVQTLVERVQASDTGYLDGPGPLAPAFADFALTRWGWRVNPVHVHLATDVSVGIVEALRLVVPRGGRISITPPVYPPFYELVEEVAAAAVETLLLERAGTWSLDLDALERTFASGIDAFLLCNPHNPHGIVFDRETLEELARLAATYDVFVVSDEIHAPLTHHGVTFTPFAPLAAAAGARAVTVTSASKGWNVAGVKCALIIAANDDTNELLNRLPEEVACRTSILGLHANIAAFACSDWLDTAITQIVENDRLLATLLREQLPAVIYHRPRASYLAWLDLRHLGLGDSPYRRILDDARVALNDGECFGPGGRGFARLNLACSPDTLREAVARIAALVARAPGAPAHGPDHGPALTSAA